A region of Jannaschia sp. W003 DNA encodes the following proteins:
- a CDS encoding MFS transporter, with amino-acid sequence MDRSDRPLILLVYLGGLLAAAQFGKAALTLPLLAEAFGRDVAGVAVLVSLVGLMGLVLGAMAGGVVAALGPGRSYLGGLALGGAVSLLLASMPPFPVFAALRAVEGIAHLALVVAGPPLIAAAASDRDRPLAMGLWGTFFGTSLALSALAFPRLVGAGGLPLLFLANGAAMLALAALLWRRVPRIARAPLDLRPVAVHRAVYGRLAQVAPALGFFPYTFLFLAALTFLPEALGRPVAAASVWSLVTLASTLAGGALCRRLPPWWVTVAGFMGTALGAGGIALGVPLAAEAMFAAMGLVPGASFAAIAAWNADPRSRARATGAIAQFGNLGTVTGTPVMALLFAAGGREALLALVLAACALGAVLAAWSGARAEAGLRGLAAAPEDC; translated from the coding sequence ATGGACCGCTCCGACCGCCCGCTGATCCTCCTCGTCTATCTCGGCGGCCTGCTCGCCGCCGCGCAGTTCGGCAAGGCGGCGCTCACGCTGCCCCTGCTGGCCGAGGCCTTCGGGCGCGACGTCGCCGGGGTCGCGGTGCTGGTCAGCCTCGTGGGGCTGATGGGGCTGGTGCTCGGGGCGATGGCGGGGGGCGTGGTGGCGGCGCTGGGGCCGGGGCGCAGCTACCTCGGCGGGCTGGCCCTCGGGGGCGCCGTGTCGCTCCTGCTGGCCTCGATGCCGCCGTTCCCCGTCTTCGCCGCCCTGCGCGCGGTGGAGGGAATCGCCCACCTCGCGCTGGTGGTGGCGGGGCCGCCGCTGATCGCCGCCGCCGCCTCGGACCGGGACCGCCCCCTCGCCATGGGGCTGTGGGGCACGTTCTTCGGCACCTCGCTTGCGCTCTCGGCGCTCGCGTTCCCCCGGCTCGTCGGGGCGGGGGGCTTGCCGCTCCTGTTCCTCGCCAACGGAGCGGCGATGCTGGCGCTGGCCGCGCTTCTCTGGCGCCGCGTGCCGCGCATCGCCCGCGCTCCGCTCGACCTGCGCCCCGTCGCGGTGCACCGCGCGGTCTATGGCCGCCTCGCCCAGGTCGCCCCGGCGCTGGGCTTCTTTCCCTACACCTTCCTGTTCCTCGCCGCGCTCACCTTCCTGCCCGAGGCGCTGGGCCGCCCAGTTGCGGCGGCGAGCGTCTGGTCTCTCGTCACCCTCGCCTCGACGCTCGCCGGGGGCGCCCTGTGCCGCCGTCTGCCGCCATGGTGGGTGACCGTCGCCGGCTTCATGGGCACGGCGCTGGGGGCGGGGGGCATCGCGCTGGGAGTCCCCCTCGCCGCCGAGGCGATGTTCGCCGCGATGGGCCTCGTCCCGGGCGCGTCCTTCGCCGCCATCGCCGCTTGGAACGCCGATCCCCGCAGCCGCGCCCGCGCCACCGGGGCGATCGCCCAGTTCGGCAACCTCGGGACGGTCACGGGCACGCCCGTGATGGCGCTGCTCTTCGCGGCGGGGGGGCGCGAGGCGCTATTGGCCCTCGTGCTGGCGGCCTGCGCCCTCGGCGCGGTGCTGGCGGCGTGGTCCGGCGCACGGGCCGAGGCCGGCCTCCGGGGGCTGGCGGCGGCCCCCGAAGACTGCTAG